A region of Marasmius oreades isolate 03SP1 chromosome 9, whole genome shotgun sequence DNA encodes the following proteins:
- a CDS encoding uncharacterized protein (CAZy:AA7), which translates to MMLLRCTLLLLPSVYLGASAQDPAQSVFIDSSVGSKCCDALRAKLPSMVFARGTPEYNTRHATYYSLQQQELFPTCTVKPNSASDVSLIVKIAKDSQCPFAVASGGHMSWKGSSNIDGGFVIDLRGMNQIDVSPEDQMVKLGPGPLWQEVYKVMAPYNVSAIGGRINAVGIGGFLLGGGIAFASVDKGFGADNVFNYEVVLSDGRIVEANKKTNSDLFWALKMAGTNYGIVTRFDMRTYHSPSIYGAVSVYPFTKPTASELLVDFEKYVHDEENRKDFKAVVFNYNNGMDLAMAIQVNLDSVPLARMSSAEPIMHAEKVGTTHDVVDEVIAHALESTARSAWFTMTTKVNTDFFMDMQAMAQTIFEPLKNRKGLTTTLSFQSFQKSYIEGAAHSPIYNALKRSNADLVCILILITWTEPTDELVMKEATNTFGAWGEAEARKRGILDEFVYINYANERQRVYERSVTPEDLDKMQEIQKKYDSSGTFEKLWRGGYKLPKKGGARAVQHDEL; encoded by the exons ATgatgctcctcagatgtaCGTTGCTGCTGTTGCCTTCGGTCTACCTCGGGGCATCAGCTCAAGACCCAGCTCAATCCGTTTTCATTGACTCAAGCGTGGGGTCTAAATGC TGTGATGCTCTCCGCGCTAAGCTGCCGTCCATGGTCTTTGCACGTGGCACTCCCGAATACAACACTCGTCATGCCACGTATTATTCCCTCCAACAGCAGGAACTGTTCCCTACCTGCACAGTCAAACCCAACTCTGCCTCAGACGTTTCGCTCATCGTGAAGATTGCTAAAGATAGCCAATGTCCGTTTGCCGTAGCTTCTGGCGGCCATATGTCGTGGAAGGGTTCATCCAACATCGATGGAGGGTTCGTCATCGATCTCAGAGGGATGAACCAGATTGATGTCTCACCCGAGGACCAAATGGTCAAGTTGGGGCCTGGTCCGCTTTGGCAAGAAGTCTACAAAGTCATGGCCCCGTATAACGTGTCAGCTATTGGTGGAAGAATCAATGCTGTCGGTATCGGTGGTTTCCTTTTAGGTG GTGGCATAGCATTCGCGTCCGTTGACAAAGGTTTTGGTGCGGATAACGTGTTCAACTACGAGGTGGTGCTTTCGGACGGACGCATAGTCGAAGCgaacaaaaaaacaaactCGGACCTGTTCTGGGCACTGAAGATGGCTGGTACCAACTACGGTATCGTCACCCGGTTCGACATGCGTACTTACCACTCTCCTTCGATCTATGGAGCTGTCTCCGTCTACCCGTTTACCAAGCCAACCGCATCGGAACTCCTTGTCGACTTCGAGAAATACGTCCACGACGAAGAGAACAGGAAAGATTTCAAAGCTGTCGTCTTCAACTACAACAACGGGATGGACCTGGCTATGGCCATTCAAGTCAATCTCGATTCCGTTCCTCTTGCAAGAATGTCCTCCGCTGAACCTATCATGCACGCGGAGAAGGTAGGCACCACTCATGACGTTGTAGACGAAGTAATTGCGCACGCGCTCGAGTCTACCGCCCGGTCGGCTTGGTTTACGATGACGACAAAGGTCAATACAGACTTTTTCATGGATATGCAAGCAATGGCGCAAACCATCTTTGAACCGTTGAAAAACCGGAAAGGCCTTACCACAACTTTGAGCTTCCAATCATTCCAGAAGAGCTACATCGAGGGTGCAGCTCACAGTCCGATCTACAACGCTCTGAAACGATCAAACGCTGATCTCGTTT GTATTCTTATCCTAATCACCTGGACGGAACCTACGGATGAACTTGTCATGAAAGAGGCCACCAACACCTTTGGCGCTTGGGGCGAAGCCGAGGCTCGTAAGCGTGGCATACTGGACGAGTTTGTCTATATCAACTACGCGAATGAGCGGCAGCGTGTGTATGAGCGTTCAGTCACACCTGAAGACCTGGATAAGATGCAGGAGATTCAGAAAAAGTATGATTCATCCGGAACTTTCGAGAAGCTATGGAGGGGCGGGTATAAGTTGCCGAAGAAGGGTGGTGCACGAGCTGTGCAGCATGATGAGTTGTGA